From the Mycoplasmatota bacterium genome, one window contains:
- a CDS encoding GNAT family N-acetyltransferase: protein MYEFKESTLRQNQDYFKQYVEMLGVGIDSFQEEHILKSRVFSIYVRGIYQGYFAFCENVFEIKDFTVLTQFVLDQKALMHSQLIFKKILEEYKIISSFVSSADEVFLSLSMDFHKSVTMQAYMFIDGQVAVRNPEFPKNYIVPAKEEDFPLIQRLSKNYFDFLLAPEKKGKFQLFILEKNRTILGFGLLEDGEIMNKTKSLGIYTIEEHRKKGVGRSIMMYLKDLCYEQGYYPLTGCNWYNENSKNTLESAGFISKSRLYKVEFTDELQWVSI from the coding sequence TTGTATGAGTTTAAGGAAAGTACATTGAGGCAAAATCAAGATTATTTTAAACAGTATGTAGAGATGTTAGGGGTTGGTATTGACAGTTTTCAAGAAGAACACATTTTAAAATCAAGGGTTTTTTCTATATATGTGAGGGGAATATATCAAGGTTATTTTGCGTTTTGTGAAAATGTTTTTGAAATTAAAGATTTTACTGTATTAACCCAATTTGTTTTAGATCAGAAAGCATTAATGCATTCTCAATTAATATTTAAGAAAATCCTTGAGGAATATAAAATTATAAGTTCTTTTGTATCATCAGCTGATGAAGTTTTTTTATCATTATCTATGGATTTTCATAAATCAGTAACCATGCAAGCATATATGTTCATTGATGGTCAAGTTGCTGTCCGTAACCCAGAATTCCCAAAAAATTATATAGTTCCTGCTAAAGAAGAAGATTTTCCACTGATTCAGCGTTTATCTAAAAATTATTTTGACTTTCTATTGGCACCAGAGAAAAAAGGTAAGTTTCAATTATTCATTTTAGAAAAGAATCGTACAATTCTTGGCTTTGGTTTGCTTGAAGATGGGGAGATAATGAATAAAACTAAATCTCTTGGTATTTACACAATAGAGGAACACCGTAAAAAGGGGGTTGGTAGGAGTATAATGATGTATCTGAAAGATTTATGTTATGAACAGGGATATTACCCTTTAACTGGATGTAACTGGTATAATGAAAATTCAAAGAATACTTTGGAAAGTGCAGGATTTATATCAAAAAGCCGCCTTTATAAAGTTGAATTCACTGATGAGTTACAATGGGTGTCTATATAG
- a CDS encoding YafY family transcriptional regulator, protein MKKIERLSGIIYALKENKKMTAKELAATFEVSERTIYRDIDALSQLKVPIVAFEGFEGGYKIDENYFLPSLPLEQNEILYLLICLRSGEVLRVPNMQGSFESLKYKLLNILDDDIKRKFSTTLSRIILEMNRIIPDSYCDNLFHKIIESFIDYKDLIITYYTPKNDEYIKRRVTPYILAYDSGGWYLNGYCHIRETKRCFRLDRIKEIEVSNEDYDQYIVDEYMINLKSDKKDFKIKIVMDKKLYETVKNDDYFFRAQTKNMKDKIELDIYTNNIDFFVSFAIKNCDKATIIEPVECIDKIKQLCSNILEKY, encoded by the coding sequence ATGAAGAAAATTGAACGCTTATCTGGTATTATCTATGCACTAAAAGAAAATAAGAAGATGACGGCTAAGGAACTAGCAGCTACCTTTGAAGTGAGTGAAAGGACTATTTATAGAGATATAGATGCTTTATCTCAATTAAAGGTACCAATTGTTGCTTTTGAAGGATTTGAAGGGGGCTATAAAATTGATGAGAATTACTTCTTACCTAGTTTACCTCTTGAACAAAATGAGATTCTTTACTTACTAATCTGTTTAAGATCGGGAGAAGTATTAAGAGTACCCAATATGCAAGGTTCCTTTGAATCTTTAAAATACAAACTTCTTAATATATTAGATGATGATATTAAGAGAAAATTTAGTACAACACTATCACGGATTATTTTAGAAATGAATAGAATTATTCCTGATAGTTATTGTGACAACCTTTTTCATAAAATAATTGAAAGTTTTATTGATTATAAGGATTTAATAATTACCTATTATACACCAAAGAATGATGAGTATATAAAGAGAAGGGTTACTCCCTATATATTAGCCTATGATAGTGGTGGGTGGTATTTAAATGGGTATTGTCATATTCGGGAAACAAAACGGTGTTTTAGATTGGATAGAATTAAAGAAATAGAGGTATCTAATGAGGATTATGACCAATATATTGTAGATGAATATATGATTAATTTAAAAAGTGATAAAAAAGATTTTAAAATAAAAATAGTAATGGATAAGAAACTATATGAAACGGTTAAGAACGATGATTATTTTTTTAGAGCCCAAACGAAGAATATGAAAGATAAAATTGAATTAGACATTTATACAAATAATATAGATTTTTTTGTTTCATTCGCTATCAAGAACTGCGATAAAGCAACCATCATTGAGCCAGTAGAATGTATCGATAAAATAAAACAATTATGTAGTAATATATTAGAAAAATATTAA
- a CDS encoding serine hydrolase translates to MENLRIENKIKSSIEENNFSGVISIRKQGKIIYENAAGYADRSNKLKNNMETKFGIASGTKFFTALAIGKLIEEERLSFTTKVFDIIKYPFPYYSKEITIKQLLTHTSGIPDYFDEEKIDDFDNFKVAIPWYELKEPKEYFPIFPQEEMKFTPEERFSYCNSGFILLAAIIEEVSGMKYKDYVEKMIFKPIGMNHSGFYALNKLPENTSLGYVEEENGWRTNVYNLPIVGGGDGGAFTTVSDLYLLWDAFLNYKILSKDLVESYIKPYIKAESEGENLYYGYGIWIYNEKSVEEYIVGCDAGVSFKSAIIREKDIVYTVISNTGNGAWPIIRGIEKLLNRD, encoded by the coding sequence ATGGAGAATTTAAGAATAGAAAATAAAATTAAGTCGTCTATAGAAGAGAATAATTTCTCAGGGGTTATTTCAATTAGGAAACAAGGGAAGATAATATATGAAAATGCTGCAGGATATGCAGATAGAAGTAATAAACTTAAAAATAATATGGAAACAAAGTTTGGAATTGCATCAGGTACTAAATTCTTTACAGCGTTAGCTATAGGGAAATTAATTGAAGAAGAAAGGTTATCATTTACCACAAAGGTTTTTGATATTATTAAGTATCCTTTTCCCTACTATTCAAAAGAAATTACGATTAAACAATTATTAACCCATACATCTGGGATTCCAGATTATTTTGATGAAGAGAAGATAGATGATTTTGATAATTTTAAAGTAGCTATCCCATGGTATGAATTAAAAGAACCAAAAGAGTATTTTCCGATTTTTCCACAGGAAGAGATGAAGTTTACACCAGAAGAAAGGTTTTCATATTGTAATAGTGGATTTATACTATTAGCAGCTATTATAGAAGAAGTATCTGGAATGAAATATAAAGACTATGTAGAAAAAATGATATTTAAACCAATTGGTATGAATCATTCAGGTTTCTATGCCTTAAATAAACTACCTGAAAATACTTCTTTAGGATACGTTGAAGAAGAAAATGGTTGGCGTACTAATGTATATAACTTGCCTATAGTTGGAGGCGGAGATGGTGGTGCATTCACAACAGTGAGTGATTTATACTTATTGTGGGATGCTTTCTTAAATTATAAAATATTATCAAAAGATTTGGTTGAATCATATATTAAACCTTATATCAAAGCTGAATCTGAAGGAGAAAATTTATACTATGGATATGGGATTTGGATATATAATGAGAAGTCAGTAGAAGAGTATATTGTTGGTTGTGATGCTGGAGTATCTTTTAAGTCAGCAATTATTAGAGAAAAAGATATCGTTTATACGGTTATATCAAACACAGGTAATGGTGCTTGGCCAATTATAAGAGGAATAGAGAAATTGTTGAATAGAGATTAG